TTGCGCCGTATCCAGAGCGAAGGAATCGACAGGAGCCTTCAGCGCCTGGGAATGATGAGCTCCTATTCTCCCGGTTTGCTGGACCATGTGGACTGGGATGCCTGTTTCCGTATGGCGTGCCGGTTTGACGGGGCGCCGGAGAAAATGCTGAAGAGTATGAAAGAGGTGCGGAAAATTCGCCGGGAACGAGAAGAAGAATCGCGCCAGACAGTGGCCGGACAAAACGGCGAATCTACCCAGATGCAGCAGGATGAAAGCGGGAATAGTGAAGCACTGGCCTCTCTCCTGGCCGAATTGACCGGACAGAGCGCATCTCCGTCCGTGTCTTCAATACCGGAAGGAGGCATGATGCCATGAATGAATATCCTGTACCGTATCGTACGGAGGGAAACGGAAAGGAAGGGATTCTGGAAGAATGCCTGTTCCTGCAAAAAAGCCGCCGCCGGCAGCTTTTACGTGTGCTGGGTTCCGAAGAAGGAGGGGAAGTACTGAAGGAACTGGAAAGACATTTCGAGGTTCATTTGCCCGTCTTTCAAGGGCAATCCGGCTCATTCGATCCTCTGGATGCCATGCGGCGTGATGCGTACCGGGAGGTCTTCCTCTATGTACGGCATCAATTGAATCTTGCCCGGAGGGAGAGGGAAAGCGTTCCTGAACCTTTGGAGGAAGAAATGGAAACGGAGGCCGGATTCCGGACTCCTGAACAATAAGCAACAATAATAATAATCAAATCATATGGAACAACAAAACCAAGATAAGGAACAACTCAGGAAAACCCTCCTGCAAGATGCCGCTGCAGCTCCCGAAGCTGAACAGCAGCCCGGGCTCGCATCTGCCGGAGAGGAAACGAATAACATGCCGGATTCTCCCGCCAGGGAGACCTCTGCGGATGTATCACCGGAAAATTCTTCGGATATTCCGTTCCCGGTCGTAGACGGCATTGTTACTCCGGACGGAAATTTCGTACCGGAATGGTATAAGAAATTCGAGGAGCTCAAGGATGTCGAGAAATCGCTGACTAAATTCCGTTCCCCGGCAGCTTTGGCTAAAAGCTATGCAGCCATGGAGAAGATGCGGAATTATCCCGGACATGATCAAAAAGACAGGATGGTGACCTTTCGCCGTATGGTGGGGTTGCCCGATACGTGCGAGGAATTTTCCTTGGAGTGTCCGGAAGGCATCTCTCCGGAGGAATGGAACACAGAGATGGCCCGTGACATGGCCGGCATTGCCTACGAGTACGGCGTGCCTCCACAGGCTATGGCTGCCCTTAGCCAGAGATATGCCGTGGAATACCAGAAGGCTGCTGCCGATGCTCAGGCCCGGCTGGAAGAACAGATGAACATTGCGGAACAATCTCTCCAGCAGGAGTGGGGAGGGTCCTATGAACGCAATATGAGGCAGGCGGCCACGATGGTGGAGAGACTGTCGGAACGCGCAGGCATTGATGCTTCCGAATTGATGGAGAATCCTTCTTTCGGCGGCAATCCCGAGTTCATCCGCCTGATGAGGGAGGTTGCTCTCATGGTTGGAGAATCTCCCTTGAAGGGAGAAAGTACTCCGACACCGGATTCCTCCAATGAGGCCAGGCGTATTGAGTCGGATCCCGCGCATCCACTTCACGATGCCTACATGAACGTCAACCACCCCAATCACAAGTTTGCTAACGAAACCTATGATCGCATGATCTTTGGTAGGAGGTAAGTTATTAAGGAGCAATAAAACACCACAGTTGAATTTTAAAATTCAACTGTGGTGTTTGTTTTCACTGGAAGGTTTATTTATGCTTTTTATGTCGCTTGACGAAAAGTTTGGCGGCAGCCATGTAAGCTTGGGAAGCGATACCGGCAGGGTCGTGTTCAAAGATGGTTCTGCCAAAGCTCGGGGCTTCGCCGAGGCGGATAGAACGAGGGATGACAGTGGAGTAGAGGGTGTCGGGCAGGTACTGCTGGACTTGCTCGACGACTTGTCTGGAAAGGTTGGTGCGACCATCGTACATGGTCATCAGCACTCCTTCATGCCGTAGGGTCGGATTGACGCCGGAAAGGCATATTTGTGAGATGACATGCAGGATTTTGGCAAGTCCTTCCAAGCCGAACCACTCGCATTGAAGGGGGGTAAGGACTTCATCGCAGGCGGCGAGGGATGAGGTCATCAGGACGCCGAGGGAAGGAGGTGTGTCGAGAATGCAGAAGTCGTAATTGTCTGCATCACGGAGAGGTTGGAGAGTTTCCCTGAGGCGGACGAGGTGGTTGCCCGACTGGGCAAGTTCGATTTCCACTCCTGCCAGATCCATGTTGGCCGGGATGAGTGACAAGTTTTTACGTCCGGTTTCGAGGATACATTCTTCAATGGACTGGGAACCGATCAGGGCCGGGTAAAGGCTGGTGCCTTCGGGGGCATCTATACCGAGTCCGCTGGTAGCGTTGGCCTGCGGGTCAAGATCGATAAGCAGGATCTTCTTTTTCAACTGGGCAAGGGCTGCGGCCAGATTGATGGCTGTCGTTGTTTTTCCGACCCCGCCTTTCTGGTTGGCAATGGCGATGACGTTCATAGTGGTGTGATGGGGAGGGTGGAGAGACTGAGCGCCGGACGGTTGTTGGGGGCAACAGAACCATCCGGCGCTCGGGATGTGGATAACTGGACTGGCCGGATGTTTTAACGGTCGTCTCCGTAGCCGTAGTGTTCAGCGACGTAATCGACGTCTTTGTCTCCGCGCCCTGAACAGTTGATCAGGATGGCTCCGGACTTCATGGTTTTGGCGAGTTTCATACCGTAGGCAACGGCATGTGAACTTTCCAAGGCCGGGATGATCCCTTCATAGCGGGAGAGTTTGAAGAAGGCGTCGATGGCTTCATCATCCGTGACTGTATCATAGGTGACACGACCGATGTCGTGCAGGTAGGCATGTTCGGGGCCGACGGACGGATAGTCCAAGCCGCTGGCGACGGAATGGACGGGGGCCGGATTTCCTTCTTCGTCCTGAAGCATGATGCTTTCGAATCCGTGCAGGATGCCTTTTTTCCCGTAGGTGATTGATGCGGAGTGGTCGCCGAGTTTCGGGCCTTTGCCGAGAGGTTCGACACCGTAGATGTCGACGGGATCACCAAGGAAGGCGGTGAAGAAGCCCATGGAATTGCTGCCGCCGCCGACGCAGGCGCAGATGGCGTCCGGAAGGAGTCCGGTCATTTCCAGGAATTGTTCACGTGCTTCAACGCCGACGCACATCTGGAAATCTCGGACCATGAGAGGGAAGGGATGAGGGCCTACGACGGAGCCGATGCAGTAGATGGAATCCTTGTAGCTTTCAAGGTAGGAACGAAAGGCGGAGTCCACTGCTTCCTTAAGTGTCGCATTGCCTTCCGTGACGGGGATGACTTTGGCACCGAGGATTTTCATACGGGTGACGTTGGGCGCTTGTTTGGCGATGTCGACGGCTCCCATGTGTACTTCACATTCCAATCCGAAGAAGGCGGCAGCTGTTGCCAGGGCAACGCCGTGTTGCCCGGCTCCCGTTTCGGCAATAAGTTTCTTTTTTCCCATGTATTTGGCCAGAAGTCCTTCTCCCATGCAGTGGTTAAGCTTGTGAGCGCCCGTGTGGTTGAGGTCCTCGCGCTTGAGGTAGAGCTGGCACGTACCCAGCAGGCGGGAGAGGCGTTCGCAATGGTAGACCGGCGTAGGACGTCCCTGGAACTGGCGCCGGATGCGGCGCAGTTCGTTGATGAATTGGGCGGAATGGCAGATGGCTTGGTAGGCCTCCGCAATTTCCTGAAAGGCGGGAAGGAGTTCCGGTGGGAGGTACATGCCTCCGTATTCGCCAAAATAGCCGTTTTCGTCAGGGAAGTTGCGCAGGTAGGTATTGAGATTGATGTCCATGTCGTATGTTATTGAAAATGGTGCGGAAGTCGGGAAAGAAACTCGGAGACGGGATGACAGAGCATTCCGCGTCAATGATGAATCGGAACGGGAACCCCATCTTCAAAAAAGGGAGACTGAAACAGTCTCCCTTGATGAAGGTTTGGGATGATGCATTTATTCTTCCTCTTCTCTTTCCTGAGAGGAAGAAGAAACGGATTTGCGTATATCCTGCAATGCTGCGATGAAGTCATCCAGAATTTCGGCGGGAACCATAATGCGGTCCCGGTTGGAACTGACCTTTTCAGTAATGCGGATTACCTGTCCTCTGGAATTCTGCTTGAGATCCAAAAAGAAAGTTTTGCGATCGGCTATGATTTTTTCAGTACAAATAATATCGTCCTCCACGGTCGTTTAACGAGCCTCCGGTTTGGTTAGGATTTCTGTATAAACCCGAAGCCCCCGCCGGGTCAAATCAATTTTCCTGCAGGCTGTGTCACGGTTTCGACGTGATGAAAACCTTTTGGACGGGATGACGGAGAAGGGGGGCCTTCTTACCGTGGCGTCATGTCTGACCTGACACAACAACAAAAGGAAAAAGTGCGGGAATACCGTGAACAGGCAGAACGGAAGTTGGCAGACCGCGGGATGAAACCCGTGTGGGCCAGGATTCTGTCCTACCTGATAGCGGCTTTGCTTGCCGGGGCCATAGGCTGGCTGTCCGGCTGCAGCGGATCGTTGACGTGGGATTTCCCAAGCGACGATGGATTGCCGTACGATGGAAAAACAAGACAACAACCGGTTGCGGAGGAGGCTTGAGAAGGTATGTGCGAATACTTGAAAAGTCTTTCCACCGGACAGCTGGCCAAAATGGGCGTCGGTGCCGTGTTTGCCGTCGCGTTCGGGGTCGTGTACCACGATTACCGGACATTGGCGGAGAAACATGCCGAGGTCTTGCGCGAAGCTTCTGTTTCCATTTCGGAGATGGCGCTGAGTATCAGGGATTTGGCCAATCGGGTCGATAAACTCGAAGGAAGGAGGGATTATTAGTGTAATTTGATGTAAAATTGTATGACAAAAAGCTAATCAAAAAAATGAACACAGGAATGTTTCCTGTTGTCTTACCCACATAAGCAACATGGTTTCCAAATGAAGGAGAGAGCATTTGGGGACCCTCACTAGAGAAAGTGTTGGTTTCATAGGTAGTAGTAAACGGATAACGCCTGTATGCTTGATGGCATGCGGGCGTTTATTCTTGTGGTCGTTGATGAAGTCAAAAACACGTCCTGTTTTTAACATGACTTCCAGAGAACTGGAATGATTCCTGGGAAAGTGCTAGCTTGCGCTCATGAGCAGTGACCGCAGGTCCATTTCGATTCGTGGAGCCCGAGAGCATAATTTAAAGAATGTTGATGTAGATATTCCTCTGGGGGCGTTAACTGTGGTAACGGGGCCGTCGGGATCCGGAAAAACGAGTCTGGCGATGCATACTTTGTATGCCGAGGGGCAACGGCGTTATATGGAAACGTTTTCCCCCTATGTCCGGCAGTTCATGGACAGGATGAAGAAGCCCGATGTGGACTCCGTTGGCAATATCCTCCCGGCAATTGCCTTGCATCAGCGCAATTCAATCCGCACGTCGCGCTCGACTGTGGGTACGATGACGGGACTGCATGAGTACTGGAAGTTCATTTTTTCCCGCCTGGCCGTAGGGCATGACCCGGAGACGGGGAGGGAGGTTCATCCGATGACGCCGGCCGAGATTTGTGACAAGGCTTTTGCCTCATGGCCGGAGGGGTGCAATCTTCTTGTGGCTTTTTGCGTTCGCAGGCCGGAAGGCATGGATGACGAAGCCATGCGCCGCGATTTGTCCGCGCAGGGATATGTGCGGGTTCTGGCAGCCGGAAAGCCGGAACGCTTGGAGGAGGATTCTCCTGCCGGCTTGGCGAGCGGAATTGCTTCTGCTGATGCCGAGGACGGCGTGGTGGTTATTCAGGACCGTATCCGCCTGGTGGAAGACTCCCGAAAACGCCTGATGGAGGCCGTGGACGCGGCGATGAATCTGGGAGGAAATGTCGTGTGGCTGATTCCCTCCACGGATGGAGCGGAGTGGGGGGATCCGGTGTCTTTCCGCGGTGACTGGTTCCCGCTGATGGAACCCGTGCCGGGGTTGTTTTCATCCAATTCTCCCCTGGGGGCCTGTCCGGCATGCAAAGGCTATGGACGCATTATTTCCATTGATTATTCACGGGCTATAGACCCGGCTCGCAGCCTGAAGGACGGCGCCCTGCACATTTTTGAATCAGGGCGCGTGGCCGAATGCAAAAAGGATCTGATGCGTGCGGTCAAACGCGTGGGCGGCATTCGAACGAATGTCCCGTGGAACAAGCTGACGGACAGGGAACGCAGCTGGGTGATGGAGGGAGAAACTCCCGATTGGAGGGCTGCGTGGGAAGAGGACAAGTGGTATGGCCTGGTCGGTTTCTTTAAGGCTTTGGAGTCCCAGACGCACAAGATGATGATTCGTGTCTGGCTGAGTAAATTCCGTGAATATTCGACTTGTCCGGAATGTTGCGGCAGGCGTCTGCGAAAGGAATCCATGTGTTTTACAATCGACGGAAAAACGCTGCCGGATCTTCACGGAATGCCTATGGACGAATTGCTCGCATGGGTGGATGATCACATTGTACCTCATGCCGGCAATGATTCGTCATTAAAAAACGCGGTTGCTGAATTGCGTTCTCGCATTGCGTATTTGAACGAGGTCGGACTTGGATATATCACGTCCGACCGCACGACACGTACCTTGTCCGGCGGGGAAATCGAACGCGTAAGCTTGACGACTTGCCTGGGGGCCTCTTTGACGGATACCCTGTTCGTGTTGGACGAGCCGACCGTCGGCTTGCATCCTCGCGACACGGGACGCCTGGTGGATGCCATGCGGCGTCTTCGTCACCGGGGCAATACGCTGGTAGTGGTGGAGCATGAGGAATCCGTTATGCGAGCTGCCGATTACCTGATCGATATGGGACCGGGTTCCGGAGCAGCGGGCGGGAAACTCGTATACTCCGGAGAACCGGAGGGAATTTCCGGTATCGATGAGTCCGTGACTGGTGCCTATCTGAGCGGAAGACAAAGTATTCCCATTCCGGAAAAACGCCTTAAGTCTGCCCGCTGGCTCCGTATTCGCGGAGCGTCATGCAACAATTTGAACGGCTTGGACGTGGATGTTCCCCTGGGGGTATACACCTGCCTGACGGGCGTGAGCGGTTCCGGTAAAAGTACACTGGCTCACGATGTCATTTATCTGAACAATTGCCGCTATCGCGGCGAATCGACGGAAGAACGTCCGGGCTGTGTGCGAGGCATTGACGGTTGGCAGCATCTTTCCCAGGCGGTCATGGTTGACCAGAGTCCGCTGATTCGTACGCCCCGTTCGACTCCTGCCGTGTACGCGGGTATTTTCGAAGATGTCCGCGCTTTGTTTGCCAAAACGGAAGCGGCCAGATCCCGAGGCCTGACAAACGGTTTTTTTTCCTTTAACCATGGGGATGGAAGATGTCCCCGGTGTGCCGGTATGGGGAGCGAAAAGGTGGAAATGCAGTTTTTGTCGGACATTTTCGTCCCGTGTCCTCTTTGCGACGGTACCCGGTATGGGCAGGAGGCTCTGTCCATCTACATCCGAGGCAAGAACGTGTCTGACGTGCTGCAGATGACCGTCCGGCAGGCGATGGAATTTTTTGCATGCGAACACTCGGCACAAGGCAGGCGCATCATGTCCAAACTCGACCTTCTGGTGCATGTCGGCCTGGGACATATTGTTCTTGGGCAGTCACTCAATACTCTGTCCGGAGGGGAAAACCAGCGGTTGAAGCTGGCCAAGATCCTGCTGGACGAAGATAAGAACAGCAAGGACGGCAAGGGAAAGGGTAAACTTCTGATTCTGGACGAACCGGGAACGGGGCTTCATTTCTCGGATCTTGACGTATTGCTGAAACTGTTCCGCCGCTTGACGGAATCCGGACATTCGGTACTGGTCATCGAGCACAATATGGAACTGGTCAAGGCCGCGGACTATGTGATCGACCTTGGCCCGGAAGGCGGCGTAGGGGGAGGCCGTGTCGTGAGTGTCGGTACTCCGGAGGAAATCGTTGCCGCGCAGCAGGGATTTACTTGGAAATTCCTAGGAGATGCCTTGGAAGGAAGACCCGCCGAGTTCCCGGACAACAGTGAACCGGGGGAAGTAGACGACATTCCCGAAGGTGTTCTGGCCTTGCGAGGAGCCCGTCATCACAACCTCAAAAACGTGGATCTTGATGTCGTGCGCGGCGATATGACCGTGTTGACTGGCCTGTCGGGTTCCGGAAAGAGTTCCCTGGCCTTCGACATCTTTTTTGCCGAAGGACAGAGGCGTTTCATGGATGTCATGTCTCCTTACGCCCGTCAGTTCACCGAACAGATGGAAAGCCCGGATATCGACCGTCTGACAGGACTGCCTCCGACTGTCGCCATTGAGCAGAATGTATCGCGCGGAGGAACCAAGTCCACGGTAGGAACGGTGACGGAAATCTGGCAGTTCCTGCGCCTCCTGTACGCCAAACTGGGAGTATGCTACTGCCCGAAATGCCAGGTGGAAGTCGGGCGGCGTTCCGATGGGGAGGTTGTCGAACTGGTTTCCCGCCTGTTGACGGAACATGGCAGAGTCGCCTTGGCGGCTCCCGTCGTTCGTGGTCGCAAAGGGCATTACAATGATTTGGCAAAATGGGCGGCAGGCAAGGGTTACAAGGCTTTCTGGATTGACGGTGCCTGGGTGGATATGGACAACTTTGTGCCTCTGGACCGCTACTCCAACCACGATGTCGATCTTGTCACGGGACAGCCCGACCGGACAACATCTCCGCAGGAACTGGCGGATATGGTGGCTCAAGCTCTGGAGCTGGGCGAGGGATTCCTCCATGTGGTAACGGGTAAATCCTCCCGGAAAAATCCACCTTTGCTCCTGGGGACCAGGCTGGCTTGCCCTCAGTGCGGAGAGTCTTTCCCGGAACCGGAACCTTCGACATTTTCCTTCAACTCTCCCAGAGGGTGGTGTCCGTCCTGCCGCGGTCACGGCTTTGTGGCCGGTGTTCGCATGAAAGAAGAAGGGGCGGAGTCTCTGACTGAAGCGGAGTTGCGCTACGACCGCGATGTCGAGCGCAGCCTTGGGGATGAAGACTCCTCCCTGCGTGTCTGCCCGGATTGCAGAGGCGAACGTCTGAATGCCTTTGCCCGCAATGTACGCTTGCAGGGGATGCGGCCTGGGGAATTGTCCGCATTGTCCGCCGTGGATGCCGCCCGGCTTGTCTCATCGTGGCATTTTGACGGGCGTGAGGCTGTCATTGCTCGGGATTCCCTGGCGGAAATCATCCAGAGACTCGAATTTCTGGATCGCGTCGGTCTTGGCTATCTGTCTCTGGACCGCAGCGCGACGACGCTATCCGGCGGAGAAACCCAGCGCATTCGCCTGGCGGCTCAGCTCGGTTCCCACTTGCGTGGCATCCTTTACGTATTGGATGAACCGACGATTGGCCTGCACCCTCGCGACAACGACCGCTTGCTGGGAACTCTGGATGAATTGAAGCAGCGCGGCAACACTCTTCTCATTGTCGAACACGACGAGGAAACGATGCGGCGCGCCGATCACATTGTCGACCTGGGACCCGGAGCCGGCATCCATGGCGGCCGAATCATGGCCCAAGGCTCGTTTGCAGAAATTGCCGCTATGCCGGAATCCGTGACAGGCTTGGCTTTCCGGGAACGGCCTAAACATCCCTACCGCGGCCGACGCAGGAAAATTCCGGCAGCCACGGACAAAACCGGATGGTTGTCCATTGAAGGTTGCCGAGTCCATAATCTCAATGATATCCACGCCAGGATACCGATCGGTCTTCTGACGGTCATTACCGGCGTCTCCGGTGCCGGAAAGACATCCTTGATGAACGATACCGTATACTGGGCGGCCCGTAGCGCTCTCGGAGAAAAGCTTGACCGTGAACGGCGTTCCGGCTGGGATACTGCCATGGGGTTCGGTTGCTTCCGGGCCGTGTACCAGGTAGATCAGTCTCCTATCGGCAAGACGCCGCGTTCGACACCGGCAACGTATGTCGGGTTCATGGATGACATTCGTACCCTCTTTGCCCAGACGGAGGATGCCAGGCGACTCGGTTTCGACAAAGGGCGCTTCTCCTTCAATACATCCCGCGGCGCCTGTGAATCGTGCAAGGGAACGGGCATGCAGAAACTGGAAATGGACTTTCTGCCTCCGTGTTATGTGAAGTGTCCCTCCTGCAATGGGAAACGCTACAATGACGCCACTCTGGCCGTCCGCTATAAAGGGAAGACCATTTCCGACGTGTTGGAAATGAATTTCGAGGAAGCCGCCGAATTCTTCGAATCCCAGCCGCGTATCGGCGCTCCTCTGCAATTGCTGGTGGATACCGGGTTGGGCTATCTGACTCTGGGACAGGCGTCCAACACCTTGTCCGGGGGCGAATCCCAACGCTTGAAACTGGTGGCTGAATTGATCAAGGGACTATTGATTTCCCGGCGAGCGACGTTGAAGGGCAGGGAATTGCCGAAAGACCTCTACCTCATCGAAGAACCTTCCATCGGGCTCCACCCCCACGACGTACGCCGTCTCATCGACGTCCTGCACCGCCTTGTGGATCAAGGCAACACCGTCGTCGTCATCGAACACAACACTGAAATCATGGCGGAAGCCGACTACATCATCGACATGGGCCCCGGACCGGGTGATGAAGGAGGCTCTATCGTAGCGGCAGGAACGCCGGAACGCATTGCCGGAGGTAAGTCACCTACGGCTCGCTACATTGCGGAGGAGTTGAAGGAGAAGGAGTAACGAAACGTTTTTCTGCAAGGCGAAAAAATGCCCTCCCGGGTTTTATCCGGGAGGGGGTGTTAAGCAAGAAGAGGAGAGAGTAAATATCGGCAGGGGACTGTTCTATTCCGTCGTCGTTTGGGCCATTTCCTTCATAAAGGGATGGTTTTTGATCGCGATGACTTTGCCTCGATCGTCTACATCGAATTCGTAGACGTGCGGGCCGACCGAGATTTTGGTGATGTAACCATTGTCATTGCGTTCCAGCCAGGAGTGTTGGACGTTGAATTGGACCCTGTTGGGGTTCTGGGTTACGGTGAATGAGTACATGGGAACCTTGTTAAGTCCGGCTGACAGGAAGTCCAGGAAGAGTACGACCTCGTTGATGTTGGCTTTGTAACCTCTGTTGTAGCGGTCAATGGCTCCCACGAGGCGGGCTTCCGAACCGGCCCAATTGTGGTTGGCCTGCGTTGCGAGGGTTTCCTGCTTGGCGGCGAGGAACCATCCTATGTTGCCGCGCATGAAGGTGAGATCCTTGTACGGGCATGCGTGCCAATAATTGTCCCAGGCCTGGTTCCAGGGGGTGATTCCGTCCCAGAGGTTTTTCTCTTTGAAACGTTCCCGGGTTTTTTCCTGATCGATCCAACCGTCTTCTCCGGGGACGACGACTTCCGTTTCCCCTCCGTTGTTGGCGGCATAGATGAGCATCTCATTCCATCGCTTGGCAAGATCCTTGTTTTTGCGTCCATAGACGTAAGCATCCAGGGAATGGCAGATTTCATGTCCCATGACGAACGTGAAGTAGTCTCCGGTGGCTGCGCCTTTACCGAGATATTTTTCGGCAGCTTCCTTGAGGTCTCCGGCGCTTTCACAGGCAGGGCCGCCAACGTCGTTTCCGAACGTATTCTTATTGGATTTGAAGACATAGGCCATGGCTTCGCGGCCGTCGCCCATGTTTTGGTCAATGGAGATGTGGTCGTCCGGGAAGAGGACACGCGGGTGGTATTTCAGGAAATCCCTGATAGCAAGGAGTTGGCCTTCCGTACATTTGTTGTTGTCAGCCAGGGCGAGGCCGGAGGCGAGATAGCGTTCGCGGTCCAACCCTTGCAGTCCCAGTGTATTGGCGACGTCAATGCGGTGCTCGGCGCTGTCGGGTTTCATGCAATGCAGAGTGACCCAGTTCATGACGAAGATGCCGGGAACATGATGCATGGGACCGAAAGTCGTGTTGCCGTCTTTATCCTTTTTGACCCATGCATCGAGCTTGCCGCGCTTGAGGAAGGGGAATTTGGCGATGTGGTTTTTGAGCATCTGGTAGGCTTTCTCCCGGTATTCGGCGGAGGGGAGGCTGACGGCCCAAGTGATCCATTCGCGACTCAGGTTGCGATATCTGTTAAGCAATTCCTGATTGTTGGCTTCGAGAACTTTGCCGAGATCTTTCTCGTGACCGCGGTAGATTTTTTCAATGGCTGCCAGGTTGCGGGCGGCAGCGTTGACGCTAACTCCGTTGGCCATGGAAAGCATGCCGTCGTTGTAAGCTCCCAATACGATATCGATAATACCGTCCCCGTTAAAATCATCCAATGCTCCGAAGGTGCCGTTCATGGCTCTCAGGACGGTATTGTCTCCTTTTTTGGGGATATTGCCCTTCTCATCTGTCAGGATGAGATTACCTTGGAGATCGGTGTCGAGGATGTTTTTTCCTCCTTTGTTGATCCAGTAGTGAATGGATCCCCAGTTGATCCCGTGAAGGAGGTCGGGTTTACCGTCTCTGTTCAAGTCCGCAAAGTAAGGGGCCAGATTGTATGAGTTGCTGACGATATGTTCCGCTTCGGTTTTCAGTTTGGTTTGTCCGGGCTTACCGACGTTTTTATG
This is a stretch of genomic DNA from Akkermansia sp. N21116. It encodes these proteins:
- a CDS encoding ParA family protein, with the protein product MNVIAIANQKGGVGKTTTAINLAAALAQLKKKILLIDLDPQANATSGLGIDAPEGTSLYPALIGSQSIEECILETGRKNLSLIPANMDLAGVEIELAQSGNHLVRLRETLQPLRDADNYDFCILDTPPSLGVLMTSSLAACDEVLTPLQCEWFGLEGLAKILHVISQICLSGVNPTLRHEGVLMTMYDGRTNLSRQVVEQVQQYLPDTLYSTVIPRSIRLGEAPSFGRTIFEHDPAGIASQAYMAAAKLFVKRHKKHK
- the uvrA gene encoding excinuclease ABC subunit UvrA — protein: MSSDRRSISIRGAREHNLKNVDVDIPLGALTVVTGPSGSGKTSLAMHTLYAEGQRRYMETFSPYVRQFMDRMKKPDVDSVGNILPAIALHQRNSIRTSRSTVGTMTGLHEYWKFIFSRLAVGHDPETGREVHPMTPAEICDKAFASWPEGCNLLVAFCVRRPEGMDDEAMRRDLSAQGYVRVLAAGKPERLEEDSPAGLASGIASADAEDGVVVIQDRIRLVEDSRKRLMEAVDAAMNLGGNVVWLIPSTDGAEWGDPVSFRGDWFPLMEPVPGLFSSNSPLGACPACKGYGRIISIDYSRAIDPARSLKDGALHIFESGRVAECKKDLMRAVKRVGGIRTNVPWNKLTDRERSWVMEGETPDWRAAWEEDKWYGLVGFFKALESQTHKMMIRVWLSKFREYSTCPECCGRRLRKESMCFTIDGKTLPDLHGMPMDELLAWVDDHIVPHAGNDSSLKNAVAELRSRIAYLNEVGLGYITSDRTTRTLSGGEIERVSLTTCLGASLTDTLFVLDEPTVGLHPRDTGRLVDAMRRLRHRGNTLVVVEHEESVMRAADYLIDMGPGSGAAGGKLVYSGEPEGISGIDESVTGAYLSGRQSIPIPEKRLKSARWLRIRGASCNNLNGLDVDVPLGVYTCLTGVSGSGKSTLAHDVIYLNNCRYRGESTEERPGCVRGIDGWQHLSQAVMVDQSPLIRTPRSTPAVYAGIFEDVRALFAKTEAARSRGLTNGFFSFNHGDGRCPRCAGMGSEKVEMQFLSDIFVPCPLCDGTRYGQEALSIYIRGKNVSDVLQMTVRQAMEFFACEHSAQGRRIMSKLDLLVHVGLGHIVLGQSLNTLSGGENQRLKLAKILLDEDKNSKDGKGKGKLLILDEPGTGLHFSDLDVLLKLFRRLTESGHSVLVIEHNMELVKAADYVIDLGPEGGVGGGRVVSVGTPEEIVAAQQGFTWKFLGDALEGRPAEFPDNSEPGEVDDIPEGVLALRGARHHNLKNVDLDVVRGDMTVLTGLSGSGKSSLAFDIFFAEGQRRFMDVMSPYARQFTEQMESPDIDRLTGLPPTVAIEQNVSRGGTKSTVGTVTEIWQFLRLLYAKLGVCYCPKCQVEVGRRSDGEVVELVSRLLTEHGRVALAAPVVRGRKGHYNDLAKWAAGKGYKAFWIDGAWVDMDNFVPLDRYSNHDVDLVTGQPDRTTSPQELADMVAQALELGEGFLHVVTGKSSRKNPPLLLGTRLACPQCGESFPEPEPSTFSFNSPRGWCPSCRGHGFVAGVRMKEEGAESLTEAELRYDRDVERSLGDEDSSLRVCPDCRGERLNAFARNVRLQGMRPGELSALSAVDAARLVSSWHFDGREAVIARDSLAEIIQRLEFLDRVGLGYLSLDRSATTLSGGETQRIRLAAQLGSHLRGILYVLDEPTIGLHPRDNDRLLGTLDELKQRGNTLLIVEHDEETMRRADHIVDLGPGAGIHGGRIMAQGSFAEIAAMPESVTGLAFRERPKHPYRGRRRKIPAATDKTGWLSIEGCRVHNLNDIHARIPIGLLTVITGVSGAGKTSLMNDTVYWAARSALGEKLDRERRSGWDTAMGFGCFRAVYQVDQSPIGKTPRSTPATYVGFMDDIRTLFAQTEDARRLGFDKGRFSFNTSRGACESCKGTGMQKLEMDFLPPCYVKCPSCNGKRYNDATLAVRYKGKTISDVLEMNFEEAAEFFESQPRIGAPLQLLVDTGLGYLTLGQASNTLSGGESQRLKLVAELIKGLLISRRATLKGRELPKDLYLIEEPSIGLHPHDVRRLIDVLHRLVDQGNTVVVIEHNTEIMAEADYIIDMGPGPGDEGGSIVAAGTPERIAGGKSPTARYIAEELKEKE
- a CDS encoding RNA-binding protein yields the protein MEDDIICTEKIIADRKTFFLDLKQNSRGQVIRITEKVSSNRDRIMVPAEILDDFIAALQDIRKSVSSSSQEREEEE
- the trpB gene encoding tryptophan synthase subunit beta → MNLNTYLRNFPDENGYFGEYGGMYLPPELLPAFQEIAEAYQAICHSAQFINELRRIRRQFQGRPTPVYHCERLSRLLGTCQLYLKREDLNHTGAHKLNHCMGEGLLAKYMGKKKLIAETGAGQHGVALATAAAFFGLECEVHMGAVDIAKQAPNVTRMKILGAKVIPVTEGNATLKEAVDSAFRSYLESYKDSIYCIGSVVGPHPFPLMVRDFQMCVGVEAREQFLEMTGLLPDAICACVGGGSNSMGFFTAFLGDPVDIYGVEPLGKGPKLGDHSASITYGKKGILHGFESIMLQDEEGNPAPVHSVASGLDYPSVGPEHAYLHDIGRVTYDTVTDDEAIDAFFKLSRYEGIIPALESSHAVAYGMKLAKTMKSGAILINCSGRGDKDVDYVAEHYGYGDDR